The Naumovozyma dairenensis CBS 421 chromosome 1, complete genome genome includes a region encoding these proteins:
- the LSM4 gene encoding U6 snRNA complex subunit LSM4 (similar to Saccharomyces cerevisiae LSM4 (YER112W); ancestral locus Anc_7.410) yields the protein MLPLYLLTNAKGQQMRVELKNGEVIEGKLTNVDNWMNLTLSNVSEYKGSDAFASPQTEVMKSTEIYVRGTFIKYINLPDDIIDIVKQQINMNNSSNSNRKYIGSGNRYGSSGSGGRSGGYNRRDNYNNNSSGRRNYNAGNRRSYQQNQQQHQNQHQQQHQQQYHNNNNENRTNPNGMGGYVQIQQLPSNTNPQLPSQNVEF from the coding sequence ATGTTACCTCTTTATCTATTAACAAACGCAAAGGGTCAGCAAATGCGTGTGGAATTGAAGAACGGTGAAGTCATTGAAGGAAAGTTAACCAATGTTGATAATTGGATGAATTTGACGCTATCGAATGTTAGTGAATATAAAGGATCTGATGCTTTTGCTAGTCCTCAGACTGAGGTAATGAAGTCAACAGAAATTTATGTTAGAGGTactttcattaaatatattaatctACCTGACGATATTATTGACATTGTTAAACAACAAATTAATATGAATAATAGCAGCAACAGTAATAGGAAGTATATTGGTAGTGGAAATAGATATGGGTCTTCCGGGAGCGGTGGTAGATCTGGCGGTTATAATAGAAGagataattataataacaacagTAGTGGTAGAAGGAATTATAACGCAGGAAATCGTCGTTCTTATCAGCAGAATCAACAACAGCACCAAAACCAACACCAGCAgcaacatcaacaacaatatcataataataataacgaaaaTAGAACAAATCCTAACGGTATGGGAGGTTATGTCCAAATTCAACAACTACCTAGCAACACTAATCCACAATTACCTTCTCAAAATGTtgaattttaa